Proteins from a genomic interval of Zingiber officinale cultivar Zhangliang chromosome 2A, Zo_v1.1, whole genome shotgun sequence:
- the LOC122040211 gene encoding polygalacturonase At1g48100-like: protein MANDTGGLRGLVAILLLVMFIATCGSARDPVKYSLANQNEGSKRKPSNSNPPPKPSPKPNMRSKPKPTLNREPTPSPTPAPPAIKRGSTFSVLDYGAKGDGVTEDTEAFLDAWGAACHHEAPSAMLVPSNREFLVGPISFSGPCEPNIVFQLDGTIIAPTSAKAWGTGRLQWLEFRVLEQVKIQGRGTIEGRGSVWWSNTQYLLSNSLDTKLSGNLPHTRPTALRFYGSSKVTVTGITIQNSQQCHLKFDSCQAVEVSGVTISSPGDSPNTDGIHLQNSVGVTIRNADMACGDDCISIQTGCSNIQIQNVKCGPGHGISIGGLGKGNTQAAVSDVTVQNADLVGTLTGVRIKTWQGGSGYAKGFRFSNIKVSQVMTPIVIDQFYCEQTKCKNQTSAVALSDITYDGVVGTYTVQPVRLACSDSKPCSGIHLSDIQLQGAQQRGKILDPFCWKAFGDIKGPTEPPIHCLQ from the exons ATGGCCAACGACACTGGTGGGTTGAGGGGCTTGGTGGCCATCCTTCTCCTTGTCATGTTCATTGCTACGTGCGGTTCAGCAAGAGACCCAGTGAAGTACTCGTTGGCAAACCAAAATGAAGGATCAAAGAGGAAGCCTTCCAATTCTAATCCTCCACCCAAACCCAGCCCTAAGCCTAACATGAGGTCTAAACCTAAGCCTACGCTTAACCGGGAACCAACTCCGAGCCCGACCCCGGCACCACCGGCGATCAAGAGAGGGTCCACGTTCAGCGTGCTCGATTACGGAGCAAAGGGAGACGGGGTAACAGAAGACACCGAG GCTTTCCTGGATGCATGGGGAGCTGCATGCCATCATGAGGCGCCATCAGCGATGCTCGTTCCTTCAAACCGGGAGTTCCTGGTTGGCCCAATCTCTTTCTCAGGACCTTGCGAACCCAACATCGTGTTTCAG TTGGACGGAACCATCATTGCTCCAACCAGTGCTAAAGCCTGGGGCACAGGTCGACTACAGTGGCTTGAATTCAGAGTGCTAGAGCAAGTAAAAATCCAAGGACGAGGTACTATCGAAGGCAGAGGCAGTGTCTGGTGGAGCAATACTCAATATCTGCTCTCCAATTCT TTGGACACTAAGCTCAGTGGAAACTTGCCTCACACAAGACCAACA GCTCTTAGATTTTACGGGAGCTCTAAAGTAACTGTGACTGGTATTACAATTCAAAACAGTCAACAGTGCCATCTAAAGTTCGATAGCTGCCAAGCTGTGGAGGTCTCGGGTGTGACCATCTCTTCTCCCGGTGACAGCCCCAACACGGACGGAATTCATCTACAGAACTCTGTGGGTGTCACAATCCGCAATGCTGATATGGCTTGTG GCGATGACTGCATTTCCATCCAAACTGGATGCTCCAATATTCAGATCCAGAACGTGAAATGCGGGCCAGGGCATGGCATCAGCATCGGAGGACTGGGCAAGGGCAACACGCAAGCCGCCGTCTCCGACGTCACCGTTCAAAACGCCGACCTGGTAGGCACGTTGACCGGCGTGAGGATCAAGACGTGGCAGGGGGGATCAGGGTACGCGAAGGGGTTCAGATTCTCAAACATCAAGGTGTCGCAGGTGATGACGCCGATCGTGATCGACCAATTCTACTGCGAACAGACCAAGTGCAAGAACCAAACGTCGGCTGTGGCATTGTCGGACATCACCTACGACGGTGTGGTCGGGACTTACACAGTGCAGCCGGTGCGCTTGGCGTGCAGCGACAGCAAACCGTGCAGTGGAATCCATCTCAGCGACATCCAACTGCAGGGGGCGCAGCAGCGAGGGAAAATCCTCGACCCTTTCTGTTGGAAAGCTTTCGGAGACATAAAGGGACCAACGGAGCCGCCCATCCACTGCTTGCAATAG